One Platichthys flesus chromosome 14, fPlaFle2.1, whole genome shotgun sequence genomic region harbors:
- the ranbp3b gene encoding ran-binding protein 3b isoform X4, which yields MTNLHLLLTDKPAIAPPVFVFQKEKAQKRSADGSSAEDGEDSDKDEGSYCPPVKRERTSSFPPPHSAPKNNVFMPSSFCQSPTGNSDSEPEEKPVGFRLKPPTLIHGQAPSSGVPSQKPKEQQRSVLRPAVLQAPPSKSHIESNSSCGTNGVKKSSDGPPSLFLNNTEHSASKSMKHENEEDGASGNSDGGGREMKETDEATSFVFGQNIKDRAKVEENSTEGKSKDGVPLDPQSEGTNYFLQYVSTPSSKNDTNSTDNAAKFVFGQNMSERVLSPPKGESANEEYKEVLATPASEPSSQETTPEKVNSVSESLEESAAAYTKATAKKCVLEKVDVKTGEESESNVLQMQCKLYVFEKTAQSWIERGRGLLRLNDMASTDDGSLQSRLVMRTQGSLRLILNTKLWPQMQVDKASEKSVRITAMDTEDQGVKVFLISGSSKDVGQLAAALHHRILALKSRVEQEPETPTTTIPDTDVPQSNEDDSDEDDNASASASALASAPATSNSEGEESQATGST from the exons ATGACCAACCTTCATCTTCTCTTAACAGACAAGCCTGCCATAGCgcctcctgtgtttgttttccaaaaagaaaaagcacagaaG CGATCTGCAGATGGCTCAAGTGCAGAGGATGGAGAAG ATTCAGACAAAGATGAAGGAAGCTATTGCCCCCCAGTGAAAAGGGAAAGGACCTCTTCGTTTCCACCCCCACATTCTG CTCCCAAGAACAATGTATTCATGCCCTCGAGTTTCTGCCAGTCTCCGACTGGGAACTCTGACTCTGAGCCAG AGGAGAAGCCGGTGGGATTCCGGTTAAAGCCACCAACTCTCATACACGGACAGGCCCCAAGTTCAG GTGTCCCAAGTCAGAAACCCAAGGAGCAACAACGCAGTGTCCTCCGCCCTGCAGTTCTCCAGGCACCACCCTCTAAATCACATATAGAGTCCA ATTCCAGTTGTGGAACCAATGGTGTTAAAAAGTCCTCAGATGGGCCCCCGTCCCTCTTCCTGAACAACACAGAGCACTCGGCCAGCAAGTCAATG aaacatgaaaatgagGAAGATGGAGCAAGTGGTAACAGCGATGGAGGTgggagagagatgaaggagacAGATGAAGCAACATCTTTTGTGTTTGGTCAGAATATTAAAGACAGAGCAAAA GTGGAGGAAAACAGTACAGAAGGCAAGTCAAAGGATGGTGTGCCACTGGACCCTCAATCAGAGGGCACTAATTATTTCTTACAATATGTCTCTACCCCAAG ttcaaaaaatgacacaaacagtaCAGACAATGCAGCAAAATTCGTTTTCGGGCAGAACATGTCTGAAAGAGTTCTG AGCCCTCCCAAGGGTGAGTCTGCAAATGAGGAATATAAAGAGGTTTTGGCTACCCCAGCTTCAGAGCCCTCATCACAGGAAACCACCCCAGAGAAGG TGAACAGCGTCTCGGAGTCTTTGGAGGAGTCTGCAGCAGCGTACACCAAAGCCACAGCCAAGAAGTGCGTCTTAGAGAAAGTCGACGTCAAGACTGGAGAGGAATCAGAAAGCAATGTTTTACAG ATGCAGTGTAAGTTGTATGTTTTTGAGAAAACCGCTCAGTCGTGGATAGAGCGAGGTCGGGGTTTGCTGAGGCTCAATGATATGGCATCGACGGACGACGGCTCGCTACAGTCCCGTCTAG TGATGAGGACCCAGGGCAGCCTCCGGTTGATTCTCAACACTAAACTTTGGCCCCAGATGCAGGTGGACAAAGCCAGCGAGAAGAGTGTGCGAATCACTGCCATGGACACAGAGGACCAGGGGGTCAAGGTCTTCCTAATATCG GGTAGCTCTAAGGATGTAGGTCAGCTGGCTGCAGCGTTACATCACCGTATCTTGGCCCTAAAGAGCAGGGTGGAGCaggagcctgagacaccgacaACAACCATCCCTGATACCGATGTACCACAGTCCAATGAGGACGACAGCGACGAGGATGACAATGCCTCTGCCTCGGCCTCAGCCCTAGCCTCCGCTCCTGCTACAA GTAAttcagagggagaagagagccAGGCAACAGGAAGCACATAG